From a region of the Balaenoptera musculus isolate JJ_BM4_2016_0621 chromosome 15, mBalMus1.pri.v3, whole genome shotgun sequence genome:
- the SBDS gene encoding ribosome maturation protein SBDS: MSIFTPTNQIRLTNVAVVRMKRAGKRFEIACYKNKVVGWRSGVEKDLDEVLQTHSVFVNVSKGQVARKEDLISAFGTDDQTEICKQILTKGEVQVSDKERHTQLEQMFRDIATIVADKCVNPETKRPYTVILIERAMKDIHYSVKPNKSTKQQALEVIKQLKEKMKIERAHMRLRFIVPVNEGKKLKEKLKPLIKVIESEDYGQQLDIVCLIDPGCFREIDELVKKETKGKGSLEVLNLKDVEEGDEKLE, encoded by the exons ATGTCGATCTTCACCCCCACCAACCAGATCCGCCTGACCAATGTGGCCGTAGTACGAATGAAGCGAGCCGGGAAGCGCTTCGAAATCGCTTGCTACAAAAACAAAGTCGTAGGCTGGCGAAGCGGCGT GGAAAAAGACCTTGATGAAGTTCTGCAGACCCACTCAGTGTTTGTAAATGTCTCTAAAGGTCAGGTTGCAAGGAAGGAAGATCTCATCAGTGCGTTTGGAACAGATGACCAGACTGAAATCTGTAAGCAG ATTTTGACTAAAGGAGAGGTTCAAGTGTCAGATAAAGAACGGCACACACAGCTGGAGCAGATGTTTAGGGACATTGCAACTATTGTGGCCGACAAATGTGTGAACCCTGAAACAAAGAGACCGTACACCGTTATCCTTATTGAGAGAGCCATGAAAGACATCCACTATTCGGTCAAACCCAACAAGAGTACAAAACAGCAG GCTTTGGAAGTGATAAAGCagttaaaggagaaaatgaagataGAACGTGCTCACATGAGACTTCGGTTCATTGTTCCAGTGAATGAAGGGAAGAAGCTGAAAGAAAAACTCAAGCCACTCATCAAGGTTATAGAAAGTGAAGACTATGGTCAACAGTTAGATATT GTGTGTCTCATCGACCCCGGCTGCTTCCGAGAAATCGATGAGCTCGtaaaaaaggagacaaaaggcaAAGGCTCTTTGGAAGTACTCAATTTGAAAGACGTGGAAGAAGGAGATGAGAAATTGGAGTGA